One Brassica napus cultivar Da-Ae chromosome C4, Da-Ae, whole genome shotgun sequence genomic region harbors:
- the LOC106395581 gene encoding RING-H2 finger protein ATL40, translating to MSSDNRDDDHFDRSFWQNSTSYDGTSKILLLTIVTFSIIILIVFVYHLYARFILHRRRSTFQGLSFSVVSQPPIRGLDTLVIASLPTFVVGVNGGDVSATECPVCLSLLEEKDTARMLPNCKHVFHVTCVDTWLTTCSTCPVCRTEVEPSQRLVPEPREGPAGGGASPLDLTAASSSDNKTRVDQDRVLDLERQ from the coding sequence ATGAGCTCTGATAACAGAGATGATGATCATTTCGACCGTTCGTTCTGGCAAAACTCGACTTCTTACgatggcaccagcaagatcttACTTCTCACCATCGTTACTTTCTCTATCATTATCCTCATCGTCTTTGTGTATCATCTTTACGCTAGATTCATCCTCCACCGCCGTAGATCAACCTTCCAAGGCCTCTCCTTCTCCGTCGTGTCTCAGCCGCCCATACGTGGTCTCGACACACTTGTCATTGCATCTCTCCCTACATTCGTCGTTGGAGTCAACGGTGGTGACGTCTCGGCCACGGAATGTCCGGTGTGTCTAAGCTTGTTGGAGGAGAAAGATACGGCGAGGATGTTACCAAACTGCAAGCACGTTTTCCACGTGACATGCGTTGATACATGGCTCACCACGTGCTCCACTTGTCCCGTTTGTCGAACTGAAGTCGAGCCGAGTCAAAGGCTTGTGCCTGAGCCAAGAGAAGGACCAGCTGGCGGCGGTGCATCGCCGTTAGATTTAACGGCGGCATCTTCGTCGGATAATAAAACTCGCGTTGACCAAGATCGTGTATTGGACCTAGAAAGACAATGA